In Trichoplusia ni isolate ovarian cell line Hi5 chromosome 2, tn1, whole genome shotgun sequence, the DNA window TTTATATGAACAATGAAAAATTACAACAGGTTGGCATTTCGTAAGTGTAGGTGGCAGCAGCTACTTAGACAGACGAACGACATTTCAACTGCCATCCAACCAAACATTCCGTCTAGTGCCTTGGCACGTGGAGGCACGTGTTTATACGGCTTAATATTATGTCTTTTGTATTCTCAACTGATTGACATGTTCCTATGTTGTATGCAAGTTTGAAGGCATATAGGTATTTCTTCAGGTAGACCTACCTGTGGTTGGCGGTGTCGGCGAGGACGCATCGCTGACGCTGGCCGATATGTACATGTCTGGTATCGACGACATCGACTGCCAGTGAGACTCTCGGCGCTTCTGTGAATAATGAACGaaaatcacactaatattataaatatgtttgtttgttacctcttcatgCCCAagcggctggaccgatttcaatgaaattatagGTAGTTGATGACTTGGATTCATACTTTTACCCGACTTCTtcaatttgtaaattgtttttgcgGCTATAAATGACACCGGGTGAAACCGCTAGCAGcagctatttataaataaacaattgacgGTAGGTATGTAATGCTAGCAGATGTGATGACATGAATTCCTAGGTTTATAGTACAGTAAAACATCTTACCACTTTTCGCTTTTGTTTCTTCATTTCATCCTCAGAATTAAGTATCTCTTGTATCCGAACTTCCCTTTTGGCACTGCGCATCTAAaggaaaataatcaaaatcggTTAGACCGTctgactaaatttaaaaaacaaattgattttggTAGGAAATATACGTATATTTCCTACCAAGATCGTTTACCTTTTTGACTACCTATACCAATAGATTTAGGTTTGAGGTACATACCTTTTTTTGGTCCTTCTTCAGCTTATCCTCTATATGGTCCACCGCCGCCCTCAGTTCTTCCTTCAGAGCGAGCGGGAACTTCAATGTTGCTCGTTCCTCTTTACATCTCACTGGGTACTTCTTAAAGACTGGTAGTAGCAGTAAATAGCTGAGTGTCGGCGGCATGCTCCTGCACGCGTCCCGGGATAGGATGATCCGGAGGAGTGATTCTGGAAATAAGTATAGACAATAGGTTAGGGTAGGGTGCTATGGTTTTCGGAATgaacgaatattataaatgaatttagttttattagagaacttaatatattaaaatgtcaagGTACTAAAACTTGGGCcccaaaatttatattaaaaaaaattggaatagTTTAACAGAAAATTTAACGCGAATTTAATCCGAGCAGTAGGCTCGGATTTGATCTCCACGTAGGCCGAGCATtattgtgatccacgaatccgacattcgtggatcacacaattctGAGTTTGTGCGagttacttaaatgtttgtgaaacggcgggtttcacaaacatttaaagatATTCTAAGGATATAAAGAATGCTTTAGGCGAGGaacccttttaaaaataaaaataaactttaactaaCTGAGCTCTTCACTAAGATAATCAGGATAGGTATCACAGTAGCAGTGCGCTAGCGGCCTCCCGAACGTCATCTCATACAGGACTCGTCCGAAGCAGTGCGCGTCCACGTTGTCCGCGGAGTAGGAGGGCCGCAGCTGCAGCAGGTACTGCCGGTAGAGGCTGGGCCCGCCCAGCAGTATGTTCTCTATGTCCGTGAGGTACACGTGGTGCTGGACTACCATTATGTTGCCGGGGTGCACGTGACCTGcgtttaaaagtaaagaaaaattaagtCAAATCAGAAAGTCAAAACTTCGAAaagctttatttgaatttataattaatattctggTACTAGTCAAGCTATACTTCATTTGTTTAGGTTATTAAAAGCGGAATCGATCTTGGTGTCCTTTTGTCAAAAACAAAccaacatatatatatatatattggtATAAAAACACTCCAAGATTTAGATTGTCTCGTGTAAGattgtttagatttatttaagattCTAGACAAATAGAGTGTAGCTGCTTCTGGTGATAGTCTATTTCTATGCTATATTAGGACCAGCTAACAGTCTTTCTGGCTTTAAGCTGTATACAGTATTTTATTTCCGTCTGAACGGATGCTTTGCAcgtgaaaaaacaaaaaaataatggtaatagGTTAAAATAACGTACCATGCGGTAAACCCTTATCGTGTAAGAACTTCAAAGCTTCCAAGATTTGCCTTCCATAATCGTAGATCTGTTCTTCCACAAAGGGCCTGATGTTCTTAGGGTTGGAATACTTCGCGAGATGGCTCCCGCTGTACTCAGTCTGGTAGATCATGTCTCGTAAGCTCCCACCTTCATATATACTCCGGACTACGTACACTCCCGTGTCTAAATTTTGAAATGCTAATATTTGGTCTATGTGAGGATGCtggaaaatgaaatataaatctttttgaGTACCATTACGAAAATAACCAGTCACCAGTTTACCAAATTACCAGTACGAAAATTAGAACAGAATTGTATACTGGATTTAATTTTCCAACTTTTTTGTTGCTATAGGCAGGATTTATAGGAAGATACCTTTGCATAAAGACGatataattgatattattataacataactaGCCAGAGGTAAGTACAGCAGAGCGAGTGTAGAAAGCTTTCTCgaactctttttttaatatctacccAATCATAGTTGTAGGTGAAATTCGACTATAACGTGATAAGATTACTATATAAGAATAAGTCAAGATACGGTCATTAATAGTGCATTGTCAGCCTTAAAAGAAGGGTtgacacttaaatatttaaataaggtacTTTATACTTACACTAAGATTTTGTAAACTCTTAAGGGCCGCCTGTAATTTCTTGTCATTTAAATATCTATCGGGACCGAAGTTCTGCCACGAGAGTATACAGTTTTCTTGAGTCTTTGTATCTGTTAcctgaaatcaatattttacaagctattaaaatacattttgcacTCAATTTGTGTCTCAATGTTGGTTAAACCCCCTCACACATAAGAAGAAAACCAGTGTGTTGAactcatgaaaaaaataagtcatttctgtgaatacttaaaataaataatgagtttttttatactttaaaacaaCGTAAATGATGAGCACTTcaatttttatcatatttttattgcctGAAAAGACAGCTATCATATTTCGTGACTCATAACAAAGGAATATTCACGtcattggttttattataataggtataatCACAGAATATGTATGTACTAGAAAACCACATATTATCTATTTGATTGATATAGTTATAGAAAAACCAAACAAGGCACAActaatttcactatttttactCGGGAAAACTG includes these proteins:
- the LOC113503418 gene encoding PX domain-containing protein kinase-like protein gives rise to the protein MAIFEKTSHTKALVDDTEILTCTIENSQTVRKHTEYTLRVSRGILRDTTWTVSRRYKDFVELHAALAPSGYDLPLPPKKYFGNLDPSFIAERQIALQNYLNEILRHDELALSRQVRSFLDPHNYSSNAAELALQTVSIALRGEGRFELKGAIADIGWRIRKYNFLVTDTKTQENCILSWQNFGPDRYLNDKKLQAALKSLQNLSHPHIDQILAFQNLDTGVYVVRSIYEGGSLRDMIYQTEYSGSHLAKYSNPKNIRPFVEEQIYDYGRQILEALKFLHDKGLPHGHVHPGNIMVVQHHVYLTDIENILLGGPSLYRQYLLQLRPSYSADNVDAHCFGRVLYEMTFGRPLAHCYCDTYPDYLSEELKSLLRIILSRDACRSMPPTLSYLLLLPVFKKYPVRCKEERATLKFPLALKEELRAAVDHIEDKLKKDQKKMRSAKREVRIQEILNSEDEMKKQKRKVKRRESHWQSMSSIPDMYISASVSDASSPTPPTTGAICASTPDSPQTYDARRSLLDAICNFDKSSLATQNNSDSR